From a single Photobacterium gaetbulicola Gung47 genomic region:
- a CDS encoding DNA-binding transcriptional regulator AsnC (COG1522) — MTSQIRIDDLDREILNTLMNDARTPYAEMAKRFNVSPATVHVRVEKMRAAEIITGTEVIINPKLLGYDVCCFIGINLNAARDYHSALTKLNELDEVVEAYYTTGAYNIFVKLMCKSIEELQYVLIDKLQAIDEVQSTETLISLQNPINRNVKP; from the coding sequence ATGACCAGCCAGATTCGAATTGATGATCTCGACCGGGAAATCCTCAACACCCTGATGAATGATGCCCGCACTCCCTATGCCGAAATGGCCAAGCGATTCAATGTCAGCCCGGCCACGGTCCATGTCCGGGTCGAAAAAATGCGTGCCGCCGAAATCATCACCGGTACCGAGGTGATCATTAACCCCAAGCTGCTCGGCTATGATGTGTGCTGCTTTATCGGCATCAACCTCAATGCGGCACGGGACTACCACTCAGCACTGACCAAGCTCAACGAACTCGACGAAGTCGTCGAGGCCTACTACACCACCGGGGCATACAACATCTTCGTCAAGCTGATGTGCAAATCAATCGAAGAGTTGCAGTACGTGCTGATCGACAAACTGCAGGCCATCGACGAGGTCCAGTCGACCGAGACCCTGATCTCACTCCAGAACCCTATCAATCGCAACGTTAAGCCTTAG
- a CDS encoding delta-aminolevulinic acid dehydratase (COG0113) — protein MSVSIQGAFPARRMRRMRKHDFSRRLMAENQISVNDLIYPMFILMGKNRRETVDSMPGIERLSIDLMLQEAEYLATLGVPAIALFPVVSQDFKSTCASEAFNPEGLVQRAVRLLKEHVPQMGVITDVALDPFTIHGQDGIIDEDGYVINDVTTEVLIKQALSHAEAGADVVAPSDMMDGRIGAIREALEEAGYVHTQIMAYSAKYASNYYGPFRDAVGSAGNLKGGDKKTYQMDPANSDEALHEVAMDVNEGADMVMVKPGMPYLDVVRRVKSELQVPTFAYQVSGEYAMHMAAIQNGWLKERETVMESLLCFKRAGADGVLTYFAKVVAEWLAEEAAARQDELDKLNEQ, from the coding sequence GTGTCTGTATCTATCCAGGGCGCGTTTCCGGCTCGCCGTATGCGTCGCATGCGCAAGCATGATTTCAGCCGCCGTTTAATGGCAGAAAATCAGATTTCTGTGAATGACCTGATCTACCCGATGTTTATCCTGATGGGTAAGAACCGTCGTGAAACTGTTGATTCCATGCCGGGGATCGAACGTTTGTCTATTGATCTGATGCTTCAGGAAGCGGAATACCTGGCTACACTGGGCGTGCCGGCGATTGCCCTGTTCCCTGTGGTATCACAAGACTTCAAGTCTACTTGTGCCTCGGAAGCGTTCAATCCGGAAGGCTTGGTTCAGCGAGCCGTACGCTTGCTCAAAGAGCATGTGCCTCAGATGGGGGTGATCACCGATGTTGCCCTCGACCCGTTCACTATCCACGGTCAGGATGGCATCATCGATGAAGACGGCTACGTCATTAATGACGTCACCACCGAAGTGCTGATCAAACAGGCCTTGTCCCATGCCGAAGCCGGGGCCGATGTGGTGGCGCCGTCGGATATGATGGATGGCCGTATCGGGGCAATTCGCGAAGCGCTGGAAGAAGCGGGTTATGTCCATACCCAGATCATGGCTTACTCGGCCAAGTACGCGTCGAACTACTACGGCCCGTTCCGTGATGCGGTCGGTTCGGCGGGCAACCTTAAGGGCGGTGACAAGAAGACCTACCAGATGGATCCGGCCAACAGCGACGAAGCATTGCACGAAGTGGCGATGGACGTTAACGAAGGCGCTGACATGGTCATGGTCAAGCCGGGTATGCCATATCTGGACGTCGTTCGTCGGGTGAAGAGCGAGCTGCAGGTACCGACTTTTGCCTATCAGGTATCCGGTGAGTACGCAATGCACATGGCTGCGATCCAAAATGGGTGGCTGAAAGAGCGCGAGACCGTAATGGAATCGTTGCTGTGCTTCAAGCGTGCCGGTGCTGATGGCGTTTTGACTTACTTTGCCAAGGTTGTGGCCGAGTGGCTGGCAGAAGAGGCCGCAGCACGCCAGGACGAGCTGGACAAACTAAACGAACAATAA